In a genomic window of Streptomyces noursei ATCC 11455:
- the rplP gene encoding 50S ribosomal protein L16 has translation MLIPRRVKHRKQHHPKRNGMAKGGTELAFGEYGIQAVTAAYVTNRQIESARIAMTRHIKRGGKVWINIYPDRPLTKKPAETRMGSGKGSPEWWIANVKPGRVMFELSFPNEKVAKEALTRAAHKLPMKCRIVRREAGES, from the coding sequence ATGCTGATCCCTCGCAGGGTCAAGCACCGCAAGCAGCACCACCCGAAGCGGAACGGTATGGCCAAGGGCGGTACCGAGCTGGCCTTCGGTGAGTACGGCATTCAGGCCGTGACCGCGGCCTACGTGACGAACCGGCAGATCGAGTCCGCTCGTATCGCCATGACCCGTCACATCAAGCGCGGCGGCAAGGTGTGGATCAACATCTACCCCGACCGTCCGCTGACGAAGAAGCCGGCCGAGACCCGCATGGGTTCCGGTAAGGGTTCTCCGGAGTGGTGGATCGCGAACGTCAAGCCCGGTCGGGTGATGTTCGAGCTTTCCTTCCCGAACGAAAAGGTTGCCAAGGAGGCGCTGACCCGCGCCGCCCACAAGCTTCCGATGAAGTGCCGCATCGTTCGGCGCGAGGCAGGTGAATCGTGA
- the rpsQ gene encoding 30S ribosomal protein S17, giving the protein MSEKNVTETNERGFRKTREGLVVSDKMDKTVVVAVEDRVKHALYGKVIRRTNKLKAHDEQNAAGVGDRVLLMETRPLSASKRWRIVEILEKAK; this is encoded by the coding sequence ATGAGCGAGAAGAATGTGACTGAGACGAACGAGCGCGGTTTCCGCAAGACCCGTGAGGGTCTGGTCGTCAGCGACAAGATGGACAAGACCGTCGTCGTCGCCGTCGAGGACCGTGTCAAGCACGCGCTGTACGGCAAGGTCATCCGCCGTACCAACAAGCTCAAGGCACACGACGAGCAGAACGCTGCCGGTGTCGGCGACCGCGTCCTCCTGATGGAGACCCGGCCGCTGTCCGCCAGCAAGCGCTGGCGCATCGTCGAGATCCTCGAGAAGGCCAAGTAA
- the rpmC gene encoding 50S ribosomal protein L29 has protein sequence MSAVTKASELRELNNEDLVGKLREAKEELFNLRFQAATGQLENHGRLKAVRKDIARIYTLMRERELGIETVESA, from the coding sequence ATGTCGGCCGTTACCAAGGCGTCCGAGCTGCGCGAGCTGAACAACGAGGACCTCGTTGGCAAGCTGCGTGAGGCCAAGGAGGAGCTGTTCAACCTCCGCTTCCAGGCGGCGACCGGACAGCTTGAGAACCACGGCCGGCTGAAGGCCGTCCGGAAGGACATCGCCCGGATCTACACCCTGATGCGTGAGCGCGAGCTCGGCATCGAGACGGTGGAGAGCGCCTGA